A window of the Burkholderia sp. 9120 genome harbors these coding sequences:
- a CDS encoding extracellular solute-binding protein produces the protein MKLKPRKILLALALAAAAAGTSVVSTAQAGTLTANIAFKGASQRAVWQSVIDDFKKAHPGIDVKVSFVDEEAYKVQLPGWLSTVAPDIVNWHDGERMAYYAQRGLFEDLSGDWAKNGWNDMYASTKEASSYKGKQYAAPTVYYSWGMFYRKDLFQKVGIAGEPKTWDQFLDDCKKLKAAGITPIAVAGRDSWTLAGWFDYLDLRLNGNAFHQKLMAGDIAYTDPRVKKVYTTWKQLIDAGYFIDNSLSYDLDSVQPFLFQGKAAMMLMGTFITAGFPPNVKPDMGYFQFPIIDAKVPTAEDGPVESLHIPSKAKNKADAHTFLAFVETPEIGAKLAIGLGSLSANSKSPEPEDPISKIGFQILANTKGGIAQFYDRDMTKEMADEGMKGMQQFISDPSKLDDVLAQLEQTRKRIYKK, from the coding sequence ATGAAGCTGAAACCACGCAAGATTCTGTTGGCACTCGCGCTGGCCGCGGCGGCTGCGGGGACCTCCGTCGTCAGTACGGCGCAGGCGGGCACGCTGACGGCCAACATCGCGTTCAAGGGCGCGAGCCAGCGCGCGGTATGGCAGTCGGTGATCGACGACTTCAAGAAAGCGCATCCCGGCATCGACGTGAAGGTGTCGTTCGTCGACGAGGAAGCGTACAAGGTCCAGTTGCCCGGCTGGCTCTCGACCGTCGCGCCCGACATCGTCAACTGGCATGACGGCGAACGCATGGCGTATTACGCGCAGCGCGGTCTGTTCGAAGACCTGAGCGGCGACTGGGCGAAGAACGGCTGGAACGACATGTACGCGTCGACCAAAGAGGCGTCTTCGTATAAGGGCAAGCAGTACGCCGCGCCGACCGTGTACTACTCGTGGGGCATGTTCTATCGCAAGGATCTGTTCCAGAAGGTCGGCATTGCCGGCGAACCGAAAACCTGGGATCAGTTCCTCGACGACTGCAAGAAGCTGAAAGCCGCGGGCATCACGCCGATCGCCGTGGCGGGCCGCGATTCGTGGACGCTCGCCGGCTGGTTCGATTATCTCGACCTGCGTCTGAACGGCAATGCGTTTCACCAGAAGCTGATGGCGGGCGACATTGCGTACACCGATCCGCGCGTGAAGAAGGTCTACACGACGTGGAAGCAGTTGATCGACGCCGGCTATTTCATCGACAACTCGCTCTCGTACGATCTGGATTCGGTGCAGCCGTTCCTGTTCCAGGGCAAGGCCGCGATGATGCTGATGGGCACGTTCATCACCGCGGGTTTCCCGCCGAATGTGAAGCCGGACATGGGCTACTTCCAGTTCCCGATCATCGACGCGAAGGTGCCGACCGCCGAAGACGGCCCGGTCGAATCTCTGCATATCCCGTCGAAGGCGAAGAACAAGGCCGACGCGCACACGTTCCTGGCCTTCGTCGAAACGCCTGAGATCGGCGCGAAACTGGCGATCGGGCTCGGCTCGCTGTCGGCGAACAGCAAGTCGCCGGAGCCGGAAGATCCGATCTCCAAGATCGGCTTCCAGATTCTCGCGAACACGAAGGGCGGCATTGCGCAGTTCTACGATCGCGATATGACGAAGGAAATGGCCGACGAAGGCATGAAGGGGATGCAGCAGTTCATCTCCGATCCTTCGAAACTCGACGACGTTCTCGCTCAACTCGAGCAGACGCGTAAGCGGATCTACAAGAAGTGA
- a CDS encoding hybrid sensor histidine kinase/response regulator produces MRAISGGIRYLNRLVTDSARVSDYSMLAVGVIGTIGHPVYWLWWTFVDPQPNESLLMRALGTVSCALLLLRRFWPASAVRVLPWYYFVTVAYSLPFFFTYYLLTSHYSMIWSMAELGMMFFLIAIFPSFVALAINLLAGVGLAVLCARIFVPQDVYVDAHLFIYTYLPVYIFGILAGITFSYSSAKGVVTHARHGARQALAGSIAHQMRNPLSQLRHVLDRVEETLPAATDANPAPALSPDKAAVLYRHLAHGQSSVDRGLRIIDTTLDDVSAWPISPDQLTYVSAAVATRKALDEYGFADQKERTKVRLVVLDDFTVKVDETVYLFTLFNLIKNALHHMGADPVATLTLTVDRQTVMVHDTGPGIASELLPHLFDALPATGDPVGAGLGLAYCQRAMRAFGGTISCRSEVGKFTQFTLQFPPVSERELADHERRIFERATPFFNGKRVLIVDDDATQRDRVRRALLRVGADVSEAPDGATALTLLAQSTPFDLVLMDINMPVLDGYTTTEKIRADHQSPNANVLIAAYTVEPGNLARVLARRAGMDELVNKASSMVELIGVLQKLFESGSQHHPSQSFDGFIGKTILVADDDVYSRSLVKGYLKRCGASVVEADHGRAVLARLHEGVTVDAIVMDMNMPGMGGVETTALIRVRTDPYARVPIVALTSQSDMEAVQRCLAAGMNEVMIKPVQIGSLYASLSRQFAQYRVANAPGRVEPAPLSEASAARSVPLKEGPLLDEKHLQELVALDLLDQTFLNGIDQISLTVARLAVSVAARDLASTHGALHILLGVSGNIGAKALHQFVRQIYPRVVEGEWPVEADWLARIGSLSNRSAPALQTYFASVKASRDHRDAIND; encoded by the coding sequence ATGAGAGCCATTTCAGGGGGCATCCGCTATCTCAACCGGTTGGTGACCGACTCCGCCAGGGTGTCGGACTACAGCATGTTGGCGGTGGGCGTAATCGGTACGATCGGACATCCGGTGTATTGGCTGTGGTGGACGTTCGTCGATCCTCAGCCCAACGAAAGCCTGCTGATGCGGGCTTTGGGCACCGTCTCCTGTGCGCTGCTGCTGTTGCGCCGCTTCTGGCCGGCTTCGGCGGTGCGTGTCCTGCCATGGTATTACTTTGTAACGGTTGCCTATTCGCTGCCGTTTTTTTTCACGTATTACCTGCTGACCAGCCATTATTCGATGATCTGGTCCATGGCCGAATTGGGGATGATGTTTTTCCTGATCGCCATCTTTCCGTCATTCGTTGCATTAGCAATCAATCTGCTGGCCGGCGTCGGGCTGGCTGTTCTGTGCGCCAGAATCTTCGTGCCGCAAGACGTTTATGTCGACGCGCATCTGTTTATCTATACGTATCTGCCGGTTTATATATTCGGTATTCTCGCCGGCATCACGTTCAGTTACAGCAGTGCGAAGGGGGTTGTCACGCACGCCAGGCATGGCGCGCGGCAGGCGCTCGCCGGCTCGATCGCCCATCAGATGCGCAATCCGCTCAGCCAGTTGAGGCATGTGCTGGACCGCGTGGAAGAAACGCTGCCCGCCGCCACGGACGCGAACCCGGCGCCCGCTTTATCGCCCGACAAGGCGGCGGTGTTGTACCGGCATCTCGCTCACGGTCAGTCGTCGGTCGATCGCGGGCTGCGCATTATCGACACGACCTTGGACGACGTCAGCGCGTGGCCCATCAGCCCGGATCAGCTCACCTATGTGAGCGCCGCGGTGGCGACGCGCAAAGCGCTGGACGAGTACGGTTTCGCCGATCAGAAGGAGCGCACCAAGGTCAGGCTGGTGGTGCTGGACGATTTCACGGTCAAGGTCGACGAGACGGTCTACCTCTTCACGCTGTTCAATCTGATCAAAAACGCGCTGCATCACATGGGGGCGGATCCGGTCGCGACGCTCACGCTGACGGTCGACCGGCAAACGGTCATGGTGCATGACACCGGTCCCGGCATTGCGTCCGAGCTTCTGCCGCATCTTTTCGACGCGCTCCCCGCCACGGGCGATCCGGTGGGTGCGGGGCTCGGCCTGGCCTACTGTCAGCGGGCCATGCGCGCGTTCGGCGGCACGATTAGCTGCCGTTCGGAAGTGGGTAAATTCACGCAGTTCACGCTGCAGTTTCCACCCGTCTCGGAGCGCGAACTCGCGGACCACGAGCGGCGGATTTTCGAGCGCGCCACGCCGTTTTTCAACGGCAAGCGCGTTCTTATCGTCGACGACGACGCCACGCAGCGCGACAGAGTGCGGCGCGCGTTGCTGAGGGTCGGCGCGGACGTGAGCGAAGCGCCGGACGGCGCAACGGCGCTGACGCTACTGGCCCAGTCCACGCCTTTCGACCTCGTGCTGATGGACATCAACATGCCGGTGCTGGACGGCTACACGACGACCGAAAAAATCCGTGCCGACCACCAGAGTCCGAACGCCAACGTACTGATCGCCGCGTACACCGTGGAGCCGGGCAACCTCGCGCGCGTGCTGGCGCGCCGCGCCGGGATGGACGAACTGGTCAATAAAGCCAGCAGCATGGTGGAATTGATCGGTGTGCTTCAGAAGCTGTTCGAGAGCGGCAGCCAGCATCATCCGAGCCAAAGCTTCGATGGGTTTATCGGCAAGACGATTCTGGTCGCGGACGACGACGTCTACAGCCGGTCGCTGGTCAAGGGCTATCTGAAACGATGCGGCGCGAGCGTCGTCGAGGCGGACCATGGGCGCGCGGTGCTGGCGCGTTTGCACGAAGGCGTCACGGTCGACGCCATCGTGATGGACATGAACATGCCGGGCATGGGCGGCGTGGAAACCACGGCGTTGATTCGCGTGCGCACCGACCCGTATGCCAGGGTGCCGATCGTGGCGCTGACCAGTCAGTCGGATATGGAAGCCGTGCAGCGCTGCCTCGCCGCGGGTATGAACGAGGTGATGATCAAGCCGGTGCAGATTGGCTCCCTGTACGCGTCGCTGTCGAGGCAGTTCGCGCAGTACCGCGTCGCGAATGCGCCGGGCCGCGTGGAGCCGGCGCCTCTATCGGAGGCGTCGGCCGCCCGGTCCGTGCCGCTTAAGGAGGGGCCGTTGCTCGACGAAAAGCACCTGCAGGAACTGGTGGCGCTCGATTTGCTGGATCAGACGTTCCTCAACGGTATCGATCAGATCAGTTTGACGGTGGCGCGGCTCGCCGTCAGTGTCGCGGCTCGCGACCTCGCTTCCACGCATGGCGCGTTGCATATCCTGCTCGGCGTCAGCGGCAATATCGGTGCGAAAGCGCTGCATCAGTTCGTGCGGCAGATTTATCCGCGCGTGGTGGAAGGCGAGTGGCCCGTGGAGGCGGATTGGCTGGCGCGAATCGGCTCGTTGAGCAATCGTTCGGCGCCGGCGTTGCAGACGTATTTTGCGTCGGTGAAAGCGTCCCGCGATCATCGGGATGCGATAAACGATTGA
- a CDS encoding NAD(P)/FAD-dependent oxidoreductase: protein MRVIIAGGGIVGLTAGIAFKAIGWDVLVCEQAPEIRAAGAAIGLWRNALDVFSEVGVGDAIHEIGMPIETWFYDAAGARFRAPGFEPADHAFLLVPRPELNRLLAAAVGLDNIRVDTKVVAFEESADHVAVSLSDGTIEHADLLLGADGAYSAVRAQLVPGYGAREHAGHHVWRGMLAAGDEPANGSVLTVGHQRTRGGYTRTYGDQVVWMVNQFDSAVPVGTKKEEALLRAAHLNDNGWSDPLVKLIERTPEAQILHNPIMFVPALPRWTSARVALIGDAAHALSPHISAGGTLGVEDVRVLVQALQKHAELAAALSVYESKRMPHYARVHELAYAVELAQDAREYAQEYARFSHWMLNDGYRASRA from the coding sequence ATGCGAGTCATCATTGCAGGCGGCGGCATTGTCGGACTGACGGCGGGTATCGCGTTCAAGGCGATCGGCTGGGACGTGCTGGTATGCGAACAGGCACCGGAAATTCGAGCGGCGGGCGCGGCCATCGGCTTGTGGCGCAACGCGCTGGACGTATTCTCGGAGGTCGGCGTGGGCGATGCGATCCACGAAATCGGCATGCCCATCGAAACATGGTTCTACGACGCCGCCGGCGCGCGCTTCAGGGCGCCCGGATTCGAGCCGGCCGATCATGCATTTCTGCTGGTGCCGCGTCCCGAGTTGAATCGCTTGCTGGCTGCGGCGGTCGGACTCGACAACATTCGCGTCGATACCAAGGTCGTCGCGTTCGAAGAAAGCGCGGATCACGTGGCGGTGAGCTTGAGCGACGGCACGATCGAACACGCCGATCTGCTGCTGGGCGCGGATGGCGCTTATTCGGCGGTGCGTGCGCAACTGGTGCCCGGCTACGGCGCTCGCGAGCACGCAGGTCATCACGTATGGCGCGGCATGCTAGCCGCAGGCGACGAACCCGCCAACGGCTCGGTCCTCACCGTCGGGCATCAACGCACGCGCGGCGGCTACACGCGCACTTATGGCGATCAGGTCGTCTGGATGGTGAATCAGTTCGACAGCGCGGTGCCCGTCGGCACGAAAAAGGAAGAGGCTTTACTGCGCGCCGCGCATCTGAACGACAACGGCTGGAGCGATCCACTGGTGAAGCTGATCGAGCGGACGCCGGAAGCGCAGATCCTGCACAACCCGATCATGTTCGTGCCCGCGTTGCCACGCTGGACGTCCGCGCGCGTCGCGCTGATCGGCGATGCGGCGCATGCGCTCTCGCCGCATATCTCGGCGGGCGGCACACTCGGCGTGGAGGACGTGCGCGTGCTGGTTCAGGCGCTGCAGAAACACGCTGAACTCGCGGCGGCTCTGTCGGTGTATGAAAGCAAGCGGATGCCGCACTACGCGCGAGTGCATGAATTGGCCTATGCGGTGGAACTGGCGCAAGACGCCCGCGAATACGCGCAGGAATACGCCCGCTTCAGCCACTGGATGCTCAACGACGGCTACCGTGCCTCGCGCGCATGA
- a CDS encoding FUSC family protein codes for MIASALRWLEQIDPGTHRRIKGLRLVTAYGIAAALGTLQDITHSLPSAVSVGSLAGSFALWASVSEARATRAESSRDLIVLCAAAAFGATLFVALSPALRAIATAGPELTLVTGAFLVGYLKRFGMLGAGVGSQIYIGQLLAYGARLTPIDLTAVAVAGLIAMLASIVPRLLSGPAEHPAPTALSSVDVPGRWGLSPELVMGLQAASGSLVVVALNEAVGLRESSWAITACTYVVAGSASGTIARVRRRIVGTLIGVPLGLACLPLAVHAPLLIWGAAAVAMIIYAMALPNRYDVACAAFAFTLIVTLAAGGVHSVPLLAARAWETLLGGALGLFAATCILPLRPLRSS; via the coding sequence TTGATCGCGTCCGCCCTCCGCTGGCTGGAGCAGATCGATCCGGGCACGCACCGTCGGATCAAAGGCTTGCGGCTCGTCACCGCGTATGGAATCGCGGCGGCGCTCGGCACATTGCAGGACATTACCCACAGCCTGCCCAGCGCGGTATCGGTGGGGTCGCTCGCCGGCAGCTTTGCTTTGTGGGCGAGCGTCTCGGAAGCGCGCGCCACGCGCGCCGAATCCAGCCGGGATCTGATCGTGCTGTGTGCGGCCGCGGCGTTTGGCGCGACGCTATTCGTCGCGCTCTCCCCGGCCCTGCGGGCCATCGCCACGGCGGGCCCTGAATTGACGCTGGTCACGGGCGCATTCCTCGTCGGTTATCTGAAGCGCTTCGGCATGCTTGGCGCGGGCGTGGGCTCGCAAATCTACATCGGGCAACTGCTGGCCTACGGCGCCCGCCTTACCCCTATCGATCTCACCGCGGTCGCCGTCGCCGGACTGATCGCGATGCTGGCGTCGATCGTGCCGCGCCTGCTCAGCGGTCCGGCTGAGCATCCCGCGCCAACCGCGCTGTCGTCCGTCGACGTGCCGGGCCGCTGGGGGCTCTCGCCCGAACTCGTGATGGGTCTGCAGGCGGCAAGCGGCTCGCTCGTGGTCGTTGCCTTGAACGAGGCGGTCGGGCTCAGGGAATCGTCGTGGGCGATTACCGCCTGTACCTACGTTGTCGCGGGGTCCGCGAGCGGCACGATAGCGCGGGTGCGCCGACGGATCGTCGGCACCCTGATCGGCGTGCCGCTCGGGCTCGCCTGCCTGCCGCTCGCCGTTCACGCGCCACTGCTGATCTGGGGCGCGGCGGCGGTCGCCATGATCATCTACGCAATGGCCCTGCCCAATCGCTACGACGTCGCCTGCGCGGCGTTCGCGTTCACGCTGATCGTCACGCTGGCGGCCGGCGGCGTGCACTCGGTCCCGCTGCTGGCCGCGCGCGCCTGGGAAACGCTGCTCGGCGGCGCGCTCGGTCTGTTCGCCGCGACGTGCATTTTGCCGCTGCGTCCGTTGAGATCGAGTTGA
- a CDS encoding carbohydrate ABC transporter permease, with protein sequence MFPIPIDKWKPVTRRVYKLTLPLALLIWLLPMIAVLVTSVRSTEELSEGNYWGWPKHFAMFDNYREALTTSPMLHYFWNSVLITVPAVVGSIALAAMAGFALAIYRFRGNSALFATFVAGNFVPVQVLMIPVRDLSLQLGLFNTVGALILFHVSFQTGFCALFLRNFIKQLPFELVEAARIEGANEWTVFFRIVLPLIRPALAALAILVFTFVWNDYFWALCLTQGDDAAPITVGVAALKGQWTTAWNLVSAGSILAALPSVAMFFAMQKHFVAGLTFGATKG encoded by the coding sequence ATGTTTCCGATCCCTATCGACAAATGGAAGCCGGTCACGCGCCGCGTCTACAAACTCACGTTGCCGCTCGCGCTGCTGATCTGGCTGCTGCCGATGATCGCCGTGCTCGTCACCTCGGTGCGTTCAACGGAAGAGTTGAGCGAAGGCAACTACTGGGGCTGGCCAAAGCACTTCGCGATGTTCGATAACTATCGCGAGGCGCTGACCACCTCGCCGATGCTGCACTATTTCTGGAATAGCGTGCTGATTACGGTGCCGGCCGTGGTGGGTTCGATCGCGTTGGCGGCCATGGCGGGATTCGCGCTGGCGATCTACCGGTTTCGCGGCAATTCGGCCCTGTTCGCGACCTTTGTCGCGGGGAATTTCGTGCCGGTGCAGGTGCTGATGATTCCGGTGCGGGATCTGTCGTTACAGCTTGGCCTGTTCAACACCGTCGGCGCGCTGATTCTGTTTCACGTGTCGTTTCAGACCGGCTTCTGCGCGCTGTTCCTGCGCAATTTCATCAAGCAATTGCCGTTCGAACTGGTCGAGGCGGCGCGGATCGAAGGCGCCAATGAGTGGACGGTGTTCTTCAGGATCGTGCTGCCGTTGATCCGGCCCGCACTGGCGGCGTTGGCGATTCTGGTTTTCACCTTCGTGTGGAACGACTACTTCTGGGCGCTCTGTCTGACCCAGGGCGATGACGCCGCGCCGATTACCGTTGGCGTCGCCGCGCTGAAAGGGCAGTGGACCACGGCCTGGAATCTCGTGTCGGCGGGATCGATTCTGGCGGCGCTGCCTTCGGTAGCAATGTTTTTTGCCATGCAGAAGCATTTCGTGGCGGGTTTGACATTTGGCGCGACGAAAGGCTAG
- a CDS encoding sugar ABC transporter permease, which translates to MIVSQSVTRHTIGGSTETGGPGSPASGGATRGGSQAATRRRRPSPTARRQSRAAFLFLAPACVMVAIYVVWPILSTIRLSFFTWDGMTDPSFVGLANYVELFHTATFYTALKNNLIWLLLFLLAPPMGLAVALYLNQAVAGIRIVKSLFFAPFVLSGVVVGLIFSWFYDPTFGLLAVILGHGVPVLGDPRYATLGIVFAALWPQTAYCMILYLTGLTSLNAEQIEAARMEGARGWSMLWHVILPQLRPTTFMAIVVTIIGALRSFDLISVMTGGGPFESSTVLAYYMYDQAIKYYRIGYSAAVAVVLFAIMLVYIVYHLRRMLRAEQ; encoded by the coding sequence ATGATCGTGTCGCAATCCGTCACCCGCCACACTATCGGCGGCTCTACTGAAACCGGTGGCCCGGGCTCGCCCGCGTCCGGCGGCGCGACGCGCGGCGGCTCGCAGGCCGCCACGCGTCGTCGCCGGCCGTCGCCGACCGCGCGCCGGCAAAGCCGCGCCGCGTTTCTGTTTCTCGCGCCCGCGTGCGTGATGGTCGCCATCTACGTGGTGTGGCCGATCCTGTCGACCATCCGCCTGAGCTTTTTCACCTGGGACGGCATGACCGACCCGTCGTTCGTCGGGCTCGCGAATTACGTGGAGTTGTTCCACACGGCGACGTTCTACACGGCGCTGAAAAACAACCTGATCTGGTTGCTGCTCTTCCTGCTCGCCCCGCCGATGGGCCTCGCCGTCGCGCTGTACCTGAATCAGGCCGTGGCCGGCATCCGCATCGTCAAATCGCTGTTTTTCGCGCCGTTCGTGTTGTCGGGCGTGGTGGTGGGCCTGATCTTTTCGTGGTTTTACGACCCGACCTTCGGTTTGCTTGCGGTGATTCTGGGTCACGGTGTACCGGTGCTCGGCGATCCGCGCTACGCGACGCTCGGCATCGTGTTCGCGGCACTGTGGCCGCAAACCGCCTATTGCATGATTCTTTACCTGACCGGCTTGACGTCGCTGAACGCCGAGCAGATCGAAGCCGCGCGAATGGAAGGCGCACGCGGCTGGTCGATGCTGTGGCACGTGATCCTGCCGCAATTGCGGCCCACCACGTTCATGGCGATCGTCGTCACGATCATCGGCGCGTTGCGCAGTTTCGATCTGATCTCGGTGATGACCGGCGGCGGCCCGTTCGAAAGCTCGACCGTGCTCGCGTATTACATGTACGACCAGGCGATCAAGTACTACCGCATCGGTTATTCGGCCGCGGTGGCGGTGGTGCTGTTCGCCATCATGCTGGTGTACATCGTTTATCACTTGCGGCGAATGCTGCGCGCCGAGCAATAA
- the msrA gene encoding peptide-methionine (S)-S-oxide reductase MsrA, which produces MTTQTETALLAGGCFWGMQELLRRYPGVLSTRVGYTGGDVPNATYRNHGTHAEGLEVVFDPSRISYRQILEFFFQIHDPTTRNRQGNDVGMSYRSAIFYLSDEQKQVALKTVADVDASDLWPGKAVTEIVPAGPFWEAEPEHQDYLERNPGGYTCHFIRAGWKLPTASA; this is translated from the coding sequence ATGACGACGCAAACCGAAACCGCCCTGCTGGCCGGCGGCTGCTTCTGGGGCATGCAGGAACTGCTGCGGCGCTATCCCGGCGTGCTGTCGACGCGCGTGGGCTACACCGGCGGCGACGTGCCGAACGCGACCTACCGCAACCATGGCACGCACGCGGAAGGCCTCGAGGTCGTGTTCGATCCGAGCCGGATCAGCTACCGCCAGATCCTCGAATTTTTCTTCCAGATTCACGATCCGACCACCAGGAACCGTCAAGGCAACGACGTCGGCATGAGCTACCGCTCGGCGATCTTCTATCTCAGCGACGAGCAGAAGCAGGTGGCGTTGAAAACGGTGGCGGATGTGGACGCTTCCGATCTGTGGCCGGGTAAAGCCGTCACCGAAATCGTGCCGGCCGGCCCGTTCTGGGAAGCCGAACCGGAACACCAGGACTACCTGGAACGCAATCCGGGCGGTTACACGTGTCACTTCATTCGGGCGGGCTGGAAGCTGCCTACGGCGTCGGCTTAG
- the bfr gene encoding bacterioferritin, translating into MQSDPKVLEYLNSQLKNELTAINQYFLHARMYRHWGLEKLGKHEYDESIGEMKHADLLINRIFMLDGLPNLQDLHKLLIGEETKEILECDLKLERISQSTCKEGIAYCESVRDFISREILVHILDETEEHIDWLETNLDLIDKVGIQNYQQSGMDSPS; encoded by the coding sequence ATGCAAAGCGATCCAAAGGTCCTCGAATACCTGAACTCGCAACTCAAGAACGAACTGACCGCGATCAATCAGTATTTTCTGCATGCGCGCATGTATCGGCACTGGGGACTGGAAAAACTCGGCAAGCACGAGTACGACGAATCGATCGGCGAGATGAAGCACGCCGATCTGCTGATCAACCGTATCTTCATGCTCGACGGATTACCCAATTTGCAGGACCTGCACAAACTGCTGATCGGCGAAGAAACGAAGGAGATTCTCGAATGCGATCTGAAGCTCGAACGGATCTCGCAGTCGACCTGCAAGGAAGGCATCGCTTATTGCGAATCGGTGCGGGATTTCATTTCACGCGAGATTCTCGTGCATATCCTCGATGAGACCGAAGAGCACATCGACTGGCTCGAAACGAATCTCGATCTGATCGACAAGGTCGGTATTCAGAATTACCAGCAATCGGGTATGGATTCGCCGAGCTGA